The DNA segment ACAGGGCGCGATGATTCAGATGCAAGGTAATCGGGTCGCCGATTCGGACGTGCTTTTCAGCTTCGGCCTTATCACAAGCTCCGATATCCAACCACATTTGTTCGATCTTGACGACTTCGGTTCGCTCGGACGTAGAGAGCAGATGGATCGGTTTGCGGCTGATCACGGCAGGCAAAGGACCGTGGTCGGTCCAGATGGTCATGGTTTGACCGATCAATTGTTGCGGATCCCAGCCACCAATGGTGTTGGCGTAAACAAATCCTTCGTCATCGATATAAGAAACCAGCATCCCAATCTGATCGCAGTGACCTGCGTACATCAAGCGAGGCCCATCACCCGGTACCGAACTAGCCATCAGGTTCCCGTGCACATCAATGCGCACACTTTCAGCAACCGGTTCGATGTATTGACGCACGACCGCCTGAACCTTCTCTTCATATCCAGAAGGACTTGGGGTCGCGAGTGCATCCATCAAAAATTGACGAGCTGCTGGTTCAATTGCCATGGGGATCTATCCGTATCAAGTCGTGTCGAAAAGAGACTGAACATAAAAAAACGGCGAGTTGCATGGCCGTATCGAGCCAACAACTCGCCGCATCATTAATCGAATGCGAACTGACAATAGCGGGAAACTAGTCCAGCTTCAATTCCAACTCGGATTCGTCTTTGTCGATCGTCACTTTATAGGTCGATGTTCCCGGACCATATTTCGTAATAACCTCTTTGTAATCAGGGTCATCGGAGCTGGAGCCCCCCTGAACCGCAGCCGGATCGGTTGCGTACACAGTATGTTCGCCTGGCGGTACTCCCGGCGAATTGCCAACCATCATCTTGTACCGGCCTTGTTCATCACTCATCGCCATCGCTTCAGGATGAATGTCCGGATTTGCAGGATGGAAAATCAAAAACACCTTCGGTACCGGTTCGCCATTATGCGTAACGGTCCCTTCGACTTCATAAAAGCCAGTGCTTGGCGTACACCCCGATAGCAAGGGCAGGGCGGAACTGCACAAAGCAATCATGACAACAGCGGTTCGTTTTATTCGGATCATATTCGGCAAGGTTATAGAAGCGTTAATATGTGGGCGATTCACCGCATGGCACATGCGCACCCGACTTGCTGCTTTTTCAAGCGACCAGCCGCCTCAAAGAGATCCGCAAAAGGGGGATATTTCCTTTTCATCAAGAGAAGAATCAAGAAAACATTACCCCCTTTCGCTTCAAAAAGTGCAAACGCATGCAGATACAAAAGCCGTAAAAGGACAGCCAAACTGGCCCCTACTAATTCTGCACGACTTCACCGGCATCACGACTATGAATCGCGCGCCAATTGTTCACCGAAATCGTTTCACTAACAAAGCCAACGCTACCGTCACAGTAAGCGACCATGATTCCCGAAGGATGCATTCCTCGAGCCAGTCGACCGGTGACTCGCCAAGCATCGATCACAATTGCCTTGGGTAAGTTTGGAGGAAAACTATTGCCGCCCTGGTGCGAAATCGACTCACCCTGTGAACTGTGGTTCATCCATACAAAAGGATTTGTAGGACGATTATGTCCTTGAATGAAGTTGGACTGCTCCACGAACAACAACGTGTTGGACGAACCATCGATGATCGATCCAAACGTATAGTTCTTGTTCTTGTGGAAGATGCCGTCGGTGTCCGTGGCCCGTTCGGGACAACAAGTGCTCATTCTTGTGCCACCACTGTTCCCCGCGTAGTCCTTAAAGGCCCCTTCATCGCCGATCAGCGGAACGCTGGGGCAACGGAATGCAGCGGGAGCGGAGGTACAAGGCAGTTCATTGACGACCCCGTGATTCGTCTCAGGACCGTAGTCACCGAAATAGACGTCCCCCCGTTCGGGCGTGTACGGGAGCTGGTTGAAATCCATCTGGTCGTACAGATTCTGCCCTTCCATAAATGGCAGGATCGCCACGGGCCACGCCCACATTCCGTTGTACCACCGACCATTCGGTTCGGAATTCGCCTGAGCGCGTGTCGAATTGGTTCCCAGACCATTCCACGCGATGTTGCCGGCAGGGAATTTCTTGTGAGTGTCGTGGTAGTTATGTACCGCCAACGCCATGTTCTTCATGTTGTTGCTGCAAGACATACGCCTGGCAGCCTCTCTAGCCGCCTGGACCGCAGGCAACAACAAGCCAACCAATACACCGATGATCGCGATCACCACTAGCAGCTCAACCAACGTAAAACCGACACGATGCCGGCCAAGATAAGTACGCATCAGAGACCCCTACGCTTTAGAAAAGAAAAGCAAACAGCAACGATCACCGCTCGGGCGACCGCGACTCCGAAAAGCAAGCAAGAATATGCAAAATTTGAAAAGTACCGATTAACCGGCGGCCCCACCCCCTTAAAGGGCTTTAGTGTGGTTTTAACGATCACTAGGACCAAATTGCAAGCAGAATTTTCTGCATTTGTCAAATAATGGCTTGACCATGCGATCTGAGTGCGCCGGAAATCAGGGTGTAAAGCCCCCTCAAGAACGTCCCTTTGGGGAGCCTTCAGCAGAGGCGAGGCGTCCCCATTTCACAGGGCTGTAGCTGGCACGATTTCGCAAGGTCATGGGCGTTCTGCCGGTCCTGCCAAGAGCGAATTGCCGCACGCTAAATGCCACGCATTTCTTTAGCACCAATGCGCAATTTCACCGGTAAATCGCTGATTTTTCTTACGATACGGAAAGTCGGGATGCACCGTAACGAAGCGAAGAAAAACGTCCGCGACGATGCAGATGTGGTCGGCTCTGGCTGCGTGAAACGTACCGGCAAACCGCTGAAGTTTTCAGGTGGTGAATTCGGAAGATTTACGTCGTTTAAAAATCCGGCTACGCGAGGCTCAAAAAACATGACAATGCGACGCGAGCCAGTACGGCAAACCGCAGGATTTTTGAGCATTGCGGCGAGCCGGATCACGAGAAATGAAGCGTTGTTTTTAGCGGGCGAGCTAGAAAAGTGCTCCCGGAAGGAATTCCCATGGCGATTTGCAGACCGTCCGAGCCGGTCGGCATGCGTCCAATGCCGCCCACTATTTCTTAGCGGAACGGCGCGAGCCGTCCGGCAAATACGCGAGGCATTTCCAAAGCGATGCCCGGTCGGCATGCGTCCAATGCCGCCCACTATTTCTTAGCGGAACGGCGCGAGCCGTCCGGCAAATACGCGAGGCATTTCCAAAGCGATGCCCGGTCGGCGTGCGTCCAACGCCACCCACTATTCTTAGCGGAACGGCGCGAGCCGTCCGGCAAATACGCGAGGCATTTCCAAAGCGATGCCCGGTCGGCGTCCGTCCAACGCCTCCCACTATTTCTTAGCGGAACGGCGCGAGCCGTCCGGCAAAATACGCGAAGCATTTCCAAAGCGATGCCCGGTCGGCATGCGTCCAATGCCGTCCAATATTCTTAGCGGAACGGCGCGAGCCGTCCGGCAAAATACGCGAGGCATTTCCAAAGCGATGCCCGGTCGGCATGCGTCCAACGCCGCTCACTATTTCTTAGCGGAACGGCGCGAGCCGTCCGGCAAAATACGCGAGGCAATTCCAAAGCGATGCCCGGTCGGCGTCCGTCCAATGCCATCCACTATTTCTTAGCGGAACGGCGCGAGCCGTCCGGCAATCGCATTGAAAACACAACGAACGGGCCGGACGGCTTGCGCCGTTCCGCTAAGAATAGGACCGGATAGCCGACGGGCCGTTCCGCTAAGAGGGTCGCTGCTGCTACCTCAGCCCGATGCCGCGGGTGAACGGGAAGAGAGATTCTCGATATTTAGGAATCGGGGTGGGCGGTCAACCAGAGAAGCACCATTGAGGCGATGGACGTGACGCCAAACTTTTTGAAAATCGCAGCACGTCTGGATTCCACCGTCCGCAGACTGACGTCCAGCCTGGCAGCGATGACTTTATTGGCCAAACCTTCGATCAACATGTGGGCAACTGCACGCTCTCCCTCATTGAGCGATTCAACACACTGCTTCGCGTGCTCACGTTCCGCATCTTTGACGCTGTTTCGCTTATCCAGGCGGATCGCTTCGACGATCATCGTCCATAACTTTTCCCGACGGCAAGGTTTTTCGATCAGGCTGATCGCTCCGCCGCGGACGGCTCGGACCGTCGACTGCGTGTCCGGGAATGCGGTCACGACGATCACCGGGATAGTCAGATCCTGCTCTTGAAGTTTTTCAATCAGATCGATTCCGCTCATCCCTGGCATTCTCTGATCCGTGACGATGCAGGCAGGGCGTTGATTCCGATAAGTCGCCAAGAACGCTTCCGCCGAATCATACGACTCAACCGGCAAGGACATCGACTTCACCATTTCAGCGATCACATTCCGGGAACTGGCTTCATCATCGACGACAAAGACGATGGGATCGGCCGGGAAGGTATCTTGCGTCGTTTGGTCAGGCATAAGTCACGGTTCAAAAAGGGGCTCAAAGTCGGGCATCGATTGCTTTCCCTGATCATTCCAGAAAAGAATGTAACGGGTTCGCGCTGCCTAAATAAAGCCCGCCCCCTCGATTCTGGGGGGGCCAAAGGCAACCCGCATTGCCCATCGTTATACACGTTAGAACGAAGGGCGATTTGCAAATGACCCCAAAAAACGGGAATATCTTTTCAGTCCGATCGTCCCCGGAAATCGAATCCGCTGCGGACGGTCCCGCCACTTTCAAGCATCCCAAACATTGCTCCGGCCCGCGGCATCGCAGCGATCGCTTTCAAGTCGATCCACTTGGCCTGCGAAGCCTGTCAGATCGGACGCCGCGAGGTCGATCGGTCGATCATCACCCCAAGCCGAAACGACGCAGAGAAGGGCACATGAGAGCGCGACATCGCGTCCCACGTCAAAGCCCTGAACCGTCCGCCGAACGCGTCTCTTGAACAGGCAGAAAACGGTCCAAGGCAATTCGGCGCAGTCTTTGCAGGCGCATAAAAAAACCCCGGCAAATCCAGACCAATAATGGCTTTGGATTTACCGGGGCATTGTCAAAAGATGACCCCTACGGGACTCGAACCCGTGCTGCCGCCGTGAAAGGGCGGTGTCCTAACCGCTAGACGAAGGGGCCCTCGCTGTCGCTGGCCTAATGTTTACCAGGAGGCACTCGAATGCGTCAAGGGTCGGGGCAATATTTTTTCAAACCCGGCGACTTTTCTTGCTGCACAGCTGGCCAAATAGACCAAAACCCTAAGCATTTCGCGTTGAAATATTTTTACTTAAACTTGCTCAGGAGCGTCTTCTTTGCTGCGTTGAATCGCGTCATAGACTTCGCGGCGGTGAACGGGCACTTCGCGAGGAGCTTCGACTCCCAGGCGGACCTTGTCGCCTCTTATCTCAACGACGACAATCTTGATGTCGTTGTTGATGACGATGCTCTCATTTTTCTTCCGAGATAAAACTAACATCCATTCATTCCTTTGTGACCGGCGGCGTGTATTCCCGAAATTGAACTCCGGCCTGTAAACGATCCGACACCATGTCGGCTCGCGCCTCGTCGTTCTTCGGCGTGACTTCTACGATGGAGCAAAAAAACCAAATTTGGCATTGACACCACAAGGTGGCTCTATCGTTACCTAATTCACTCTACGTCACGCCTAAGCGGAGTCAAGCAAGTGCTTCCTATTTTTTTACGTTTTTTAAAAACGGAGGCCCGAATTGGCATGCCTTTGATCGGGCTTTGATGTAGGCAAAACGCCCTACCCAAGAAGCAGACTTGCGGTTCCCCCCAAAGCAATGGGTCCGCGAAGAGTCAGGCAAGCCACCCCCCAAGCCCCCTGGGTGCCTACCGAGATTCCGTGCCAATTGGCACAGGATTTGACGACCGATCCGACAGGGAATGCCGGCCTACACCAGCAAGAACAGAGTGAGGGTACGGCATCCATGCGCCCCCAAAACTAAGGATTGTTCGATGTCAGCGGTTTTACTAGGCCCCGAAACAAAGACGCCGTAACGTTCGATCGCCCCGATCGATTCGTAGGCACCATGCATATGATGCACCAGGTCCTCGGCTTTCAACACAACCCCTAGATGCTGGGTAATGAAGACCTGAACCCGGTTATTAAGCTCTTGGGTTGGAACCCACACCGCTCCATTCTCAGCGACCCCTAAACGGCTTTGGATTAACAGCCAATCGAGCGAGGCCCAATCGTGCCCGCTTGTTCTTGAGGAGACTTGGACATTTCCAGGGATTTTTTCGATTGTAGAGGCAAATTCGTCCGCCTCGCGAAAACTATCGATCTTAAGAAGATGCTCCGGAACCTCGTCGATCGACCGACAACGGATCACGGTCGCCCCGACCGATTCCGCCGAATGCTGGAATGCATCGGCAAGATCATCAAACCGAATCAAACGATCATGGTCCAGTTCAGGCAACGGCGCTTCAGGAAGCGAACGGCTGCGAACTCGGTCGAGAATGGATTGGCGACTGGAGGAGGTCATGGCAATTATCGATTCTTCGTAGGAGACGATTCCGGATCGGGGGTCACAATCGGCAAGGAGTTCGCCGGACGATCCTGATCCCGATACCAACTACGGAAACTCTTCTTGGGGGCGATGGGCAATTCGCGAGCAACCGCCCAGGTGTTCAGCCGATTGTGAGTCAACGCATGAGGCAGGACTCGCAGGGCGAATCGCCCAAACCAGCCGGCGACTGCGAACAGACGTGGACGCGCGAACAAAGCGGCAGCCGCTTTCATCGGCATGCGTTTGCTAACCGGCAGCAACCCTTCGCGTCCGATTTCCTGTCGCCAAGCCAACAACTGATGGTGCAACGGAATTTTGACCGGGCAAACGTCGGTACATGATCCACACAAGCTGCAGGCAAATGGCAAAGACTTGTGCTGTTCGGTATCTGCAGCAGGGGAAAGCACACTGCCAATCGGTCCCGGGACGACGGAGGCGTAACTATGCCCGCCACTACGCCGATAGACAGGGCAGGTATTCATGCAGGCACCACAGCGAATGCAGTTCAGCGCTTCGCGAAACTCATCGCGGTCACGAATCGAACTTCGCCCATTGTCGACCAATACAATATGCAGCTGCCCCCCCTCTCTTGGCCCCAAGAAATGGGATGAATAAGTGGTGATTGGCTGTCCCGTGGCACTTCTTGCCAGAAGCCTTAAGAAGATTCCAAGGTCGGCTTGGCGAGGAATCAATTTTTCGATCCCCATGCAAGCGATATGCAACGGCGGCAAAGAGGCCCCCAGATCGGCGTTTCCTTCATTGGTGCAAACGGTCACACCGCCGGTTTCCGCGATCGCAAAATTGACTCCGGTAATACCTGCTTGGGCATTTAGGAAACGGTCTCGCAGATGCTGCCGTGCCGCTTCGGTCAGATACTTCGGATCGGAAGCTCCTTTCTCGGTCCCCAAATGCTCATGAAAGGTTTCGCCGACATCTCCTTTCTTCAGGTGAATCGCCGGCAGAACAATATGACTGGGGGGTTCATCGCGAAGCTGAATAATGCGTTCGCCCAAATCCGTATCGACAACTTCGATCCCCTGGGCTTCAAGGTACGGATTGAGGTGGCATTCTTCGGTCAGCATCGACTTGCTTTTGACGACGCGTTGGACGTTATTTTTCTGCAGCAATCCCAACACGATCGCGTTGTGCTCTTCGGCGTCGGCCGCCCAGTGGACGACCGCCCCTGCGGCGGTAGCCTGGCGTTCAAACGCTTCCAGGTATTCCGCCAAATTGGCCTGCGTGTGTGCCTTGGTCTGCGAAGCCAATTCTCGCAAGTATTCCCATTCGGGAATCGAATGAGCTTGACGATCGCGTTTCTCTCGGACGAACCAAAGAGCCCCGTCGTGCCATTTCATCCGTTCTTGATTGGCAACAAAAGGTTTTGCGGCCGTTGGGTGGTCCACGGTCGACTTCATCGTCGTTGTTCCTTTGCGTCGTGATTGATATCGATCGATCTGCCGCACAACAACTGTGCAAGGTGCATGACTCGCAGGGGGCTGCCGTCGCGACGCATCAATCCCTGCATGTGCATCAGGCAAGACATGTCACCGGCGACAATCACTTCGGCATCGGCGGCCGCGTGATCAGCGACTCGGGACAGCCCCATCGCGACGGAGACATCGGCTTCGGCGACCGCAAAGGTCCCTCCGAATCCACAGCACTCATCGGCCCGCTTCAATGTGACACGGGTCAAATCGGGGACGCGTTCAAGAAGCTCGCCCACGCTGTCATTGCCGGTCACCATCCGCTCCGAACAGGCCCCAATTCGCAGCTCCCGCAAACCGTGGCAGCTTTGGTGCAGTCCCACGCGGTGCGGGAAGGAGGGGAAGTTCAGTTTTTCGGCCGGAACATACCGTTCTAGAAACTGCGACAATTCCAGGGTCTTGTCACGCACCGCTTCGAATGCCGCTCGTTTTTCGCCGCTAAACAAATGATCGTAGTGATGCACGACCATCGCGGTACAAGACCCTGAGGGGCAGACCACAAAATCGTAGGGCTGAAAGATTTCAACAAATCGCTCGGCCAGCGGGACAGCCATTTCCGCACAGCCCGTATTGGCCATCGGCTGCCCGCAGCATGTTTGTGCGGACGGAAATTCGACTTGCATGCCGCAAGATTCCAGTAATTCCAACGTCGCGACCGCAACATCTGGATAAAACTGGTCGACATAACACGGAACAAACAGACCGATATGCATGAAAAGCGATAGAGAATTAGGCGCGAAGCAGGGTAAACCAATTTGTTTCTGCTGCCATCATAGCAACCTTGCCCAGCCCTAGAACGCCCAGAGTCCGAAACGAATTAAAACGTTTCAGGATAAATGATAATTTCCACGCGACGATTTGCGGCTCGTCCGGCAGCGGTGGTGTTATCGTAGCGGGGGTTCGCCGCCCCCATCGCTTTCGTAAAGACCTGCGGCGCTGGCAACTTGCCGCGGGTAGTCATGATTTCCAGCACCGCAACCGATTGAGCGGCGGTCAGCTGATGCGGGCTATTGAATTGGCCACCATACAGTGGGCTGCCATCGGAGTGCCCTTCAATCCCGATCCTCTGACGCGGAAAATGACTGCGGATCGCACCGGCAACCGGATCGATAATGGCAGCCGCCTGCGGCTGTGGGTTGGCGGTATTGCTCTGGAACAGCTGATCGGCAGGCAAAACGATACGGAGCGTATTTCCTTCAGGCAAAATCGCCAAGCCTCCCAGCTGAAGGCCCTGAGCCATCGCCTGCAGGTTGGTATTGGCCTGAATCGATGCCCCGCCGCGGAATTTGGTGGAAGCCTGCATGCCCCGCACCTGCTGCTCCGCTTGGCTTGCCGCCAAGCGGGTCTGTTCAAGCTGCGAAGTCGACTCGGCTAACTGCTGACGGACCAGCGACAATTCGTCGCGGTAAACCTGAGTCTGCTGTTCTGCCTGAGCGATCTGCGTATGCAATTGACGGTTATTGTCATCCAACAACTGCACGCGGCGTTGCAATTCGGTGATCTGCGAATCCAGGGGGTTCACTGCAGGCTGCTGTGGATTCTGCCAAGCGGTGGGAGCCGCCATGTATGGATTCTGAGTACAGCCGGCGCTCCCCAGCCCAACCGACACTACAAGCAGAACCTGCAGCAACGCAAGGGTTCCCCCGTGTCGCGTGGTTGGTCGTTGCGGTTGGTTGACTGACAAGGAATGGGCTCCGGTGGCTGATTGAATACCAGCGGAG comes from the Roseimaritima multifibrata genome and includes:
- a CDS encoding carboxypeptidase-like regulatory domain-containing protein, with translation MIRIKRTAVVMIALCSSALPLLSGCTPSTGFYEVEGTVTHNGEPVPKVFLIFHPANPDIHPEAMAMSDEQGRYKMMVGNSPGVPPGEHTVYATDPAAVQGGSSSDDPDYKEVITKYGPGTSTYKVTIDKDESELELKLD
- a CDS encoding DUF1559 domain-containing protein codes for the protein MRTYLGRHRVGFTLVELLVVIAIIGVLVGLLLPAVQAAREAARRMSCSNNMKNMALAVHNYHDTHKKFPAGNIAWNGLGTNSTRAQANSEPNGRWYNGMWAWPVAILPFMEGQNLYDQMDFNQLPYTPERGDVYFGDYGPETNHGVVNELPCTSAPAAFRCPSVPLIGDEGAFKDYAGNSGGTRMSTCCPERATDTDGIFHKNKNYTFGSIIDGSSNTLLFVEQSNFIQGHNRPTNPFVWMNHSSQGESISHQGGNSFPPNLPKAIVIDAWRVTGRLARGMHPSGIMVAYCDGSVGFVSETISVNNWRAIHSRDAGEVVQN
- a CDS encoding response regulator transcription factor produces the protein MPDQTTQDTFPADPIVFVVDDEASSRNVIAEMVKSMSLPVESYDSAEAFLATYRNQRPACIVTDQRMPGMSGIDLIEKLQEQDLTIPVIVVTAFPDTQSTVRAVRGGAISLIEKPCRREKLWTMIVEAIRLDKRNSVKDAEREHAKQCVESLNEGERAVAHMLIEGLANKVIAARLDVSLRTVESRRAAIFKKFGVTSIASMVLLWLTAHPDS
- the csrA gene encoding carbon storage regulator CsrA, coding for MLVLSRKKNESIVINNDIKIVVVEIRGDKVRLGVEAPREVPVHRREVYDAIQRSKEDAPEQV
- a CDS encoding LutC/YkgG family protein gives rise to the protein MTSSSRQSILDRVRSRSLPEAPLPELDHDRLIRFDDLADAFQHSAESVGATVIRCRSIDEVPEHLLKIDSFREADEFASTIEKIPGNVQVSSRTSGHDWASLDWLLIQSRLGVAENGAVWVPTQELNNRVQVFITQHLGVVLKAEDLVHHMHGAYESIGAIERYGVFVSGPSKTADIEQSLVLGAHGCRTLTLFLLV
- a CDS encoding lactate utilization protein B; this encodes MDRYQSRRKGTTTMKSTVDHPTAAKPFVANQERMKWHDGALWFVREKRDRQAHSIPEWEYLRELASQTKAHTQANLAEYLEAFERQATAAGAVVHWAADAEEHNAIVLGLLQKNNVQRVVKSKSMLTEECHLNPYLEAQGIEVVDTDLGERIIQLRDEPPSHIVLPAIHLKKGDVGETFHEHLGTEKGASDPKYLTEAARQHLRDRFLNAQAGITGVNFAIAETGGVTVCTNEGNADLGASLPPLHIACMGIEKLIPRQADLGIFLRLLARSATGQPITTYSSHFLGPREGGQLHIVLVDNGRSSIRDRDEFREALNCIRCGACMNTCPVYRRSGGHSYASVVPGPIGSVLSPAADTEQHKSLPFACSLCGSCTDVCPVKIPLHHQLLAWRQEIGREGLLPVSKRMPMKAAAALFARPRLFAVAGWFGRFALRVLPHALTHNRLNTWAVARELPIAPKKSFRSWYRDQDRPANSLPIVTPDPESSPTKNR
- a CDS encoding (Fe-S)-binding protein, producing MHIGLFVPCYVDQFYPDVAVATLELLESCGMQVEFPSAQTCCGQPMANTGCAEMAVPLAERFVEIFQPYDFVVCPSGSCTAMVVHHYDHLFSGEKRAAFEAVRDKTLELSQFLERYVPAEKLNFPSFPHRVGLHQSCHGLRELRIGACSERMVTGNDSVGELLERVPDLTRVTLKRADECCGFGGTFAVAEADVSVAMGLSRVADHAAADAEVIVAGDMSCLMHMQGLMRRDGSPLRVMHLAQLLCGRSIDINHDAKEQRR
- a CDS encoding OmpA/MotB family protein; translated protein: MSVNQPQRPTTRHGGTLALLQVLLVVSVGLGSAGCTQNPYMAAPTAWQNPQQPAVNPLDSQITELQRRVQLLDDNNRQLHTQIAQAEQQTQVYRDELSLVRQQLAESTSQLEQTRLAASQAEQQVRGMQASTKFRGGASIQANTNLQAMAQGLQLGGLAILPEGNTLRIVLPADQLFQSNTANPQPQAAAIIDPVAGAIRSHFPRQRIGIEGHSDGSPLYGGQFNSPHQLTAAQSVAVLEIMTTRGKLPAPQVFTKAMGAANPRYDNTTAAGRAANRRVEIIIYPETF